One stretch of Nomascus leucogenys isolate Asia chromosome 7b, Asia_NLE_v1, whole genome shotgun sequence DNA includes these proteins:
- the CDPF1 gene encoding cysteine-rich DPF motif domain-containing protein 1 isoform X2, whose protein sequence is MASHAESRPLGVFECELCTLTAPYSYVGQKPPNTQSMVLLEESYVMKDPFTSDKDRFLVLGSRCSLCSRLVCVGPECSLFYSKRFCLPCVQENISAFPQEIRQDLEKRKVPSKRTPSQPGSRT, encoded by the exons ATGGCGTCCCATGCAGAGTCCCGTCCTCTGGGAGTGTTTGAGTGTGAACTCTGTACCTTGACAGCTCCGTACAGCTATGTGGGACAGAAGCCCCCCAACACCCAGTCGATGGT CCTCCTGGAGGAAAGCTATGTCATGAAGGATCCCTTCACCTCCGACAAGGACAGATTCCTGGTCCTCGGCTCGCGCTGCAGTTTGTGCAGCAGGCTGGTGTGTGTGGGCCCG GAATGCAGTTTATTCTACTCTAAGAGATTCTGCCTCCCTTGTGTCCAGGAGAACATCAGTGCTTTTCCTCAGGAAATTCGGCAAGACTTGGAGAAAAGGAAAGTTCCATCAAAGAGGACCCCCAGCCAGCCCGGTTCTCGGACGTGA
- the CDPF1 gene encoding cysteine-rich DPF motif domain-containing protein 1 isoform X3 — protein MASHAESRPLGVFECELCTLTAPYSYVGQKPPNTQSMVLLEESYVMKDPFTSDKDRFLVLGSRCSLCSRLECSLFYSKRFCLPCVQENISAFPQEIRQDLEKRKVPSKRTPSQPGSRT, from the exons ATGGCGTCCCATGCAGAGTCCCGTCCTCTGGGAGTGTTTGAGTGTGAACTCTGTACCTTGACAGCTCCGTACAGCTATGTGGGACAGAAGCCCCCCAACACCCAGTCGATGGT CCTCCTGGAGGAAAGCTATGTCATGAAGGATCCCTTCACCTCCGACAAGGACAGATTCCTGGTCCTCGGCTCGCGCTGCAGTTTGTGCAGCAGGCTG GAATGCAGTTTATTCTACTCTAAGAGATTCTGCCTCCCTTGTGTCCAGGAGAACATCAGTGCTTTTCCTCAGGAAATTCGGCAAGACTTGGAGAAAAGGAAAGTTCCATCAAAGAGGACCCCCAGCCAGCCCGGTTCTCGGACGTGA
- the CDPF1 gene encoding cysteine-rich DPF motif domain-containing protein 1 isoform X1, producing MASHAESRPLGVFECELCTLTAPYSYVGQKPPNTQSMPPGGKLCHEGSLHLRQGQIPGPRLALQFVQQAGVCGPGGNAVYSTLRDSASLVSRRTSVLFLRKFGKTWRKGKFHQRGPPASPVLGRECSRGWVIRQHPAQSSWASLRQGCC from the exons ATGGCGTCCCATGCAGAGTCCCGTCCTCTGGGAGTGTTTGAGTGTGAACTCTGTACCTTGACAGCTCCGTACAGCTATGTGGGACAGAAGCCCCCCAACACCCAGTCGATG CCTCCTGGAGGAAAGCTATGTCATGAAGGATCCCTTCACCTCCGACAAGGACAGATTCCTGGTCCTCGGCTCGCGCTGCAGTTTGTGCAGCAGGCTGGTGTGTGTGGGCCCGGTGG GAATGCAGTTTATTCTACTCTAAGAGATTCTGCCTCCCTTGTGTCCAGGAGAACATCAGTGCTTTTCCTCAGGAAATTCGGCAAGACTTGGAGAAAAGGAAAGTTCCATCAAAGAGGACCCCCAGCCAGCCCGGTTCTCGGACGTGAGTGCAGCCGGGGCTGGGTCATCAGGCAGCACCCTGCACAGAGCTCCTGGGCCAGCCTgcgccagggatgctgctga
- the CDPF1 gene encoding cysteine-rich DPF motif domain-containing protein 1 isoform X4 gives MASHAESRPLGVFECELCTLTAPYSYVGQKPPNTQSMVLLEESYVMKDPFTSDKDRFLVLGSRCSLCSRLVCVGPENISAFPQEIRQDLEKRKVPSKRTPSQPGSRT, from the exons ATGGCGTCCCATGCAGAGTCCCGTCCTCTGGGAGTGTTTGAGTGTGAACTCTGTACCTTGACAGCTCCGTACAGCTATGTGGGACAGAAGCCCCCCAACACCCAGTCGATGGT CCTCCTGGAGGAAAGCTATGTCATGAAGGATCCCTTCACCTCCGACAAGGACAGATTCCTGGTCCTCGGCTCGCGCTGCAGTTTGTGCAGCAGGCTGGTGTGTGTGGGCCCG GAGAACATCAGTGCTTTTCCTCAGGAAATTCGGCAAGACTTGGAGAAAAGGAAAGTTCCATCAAAGAGGACCCCCAGCCAGCCCGGTTCTCGGACGTGA